A part of Primulina eburnea isolate SZY01 chromosome 10, ASM2296580v1, whole genome shotgun sequence genomic DNA contains:
- the LOC140842857 gene encoding uncharacterized protein, with protein sequence MPAPPKSAAISNILLRLFSFCVLVLLARFAYVITVKGQCCESIDFCFFPQTTISEADATHLRRSHYASIFRNLITEGFLSKNSNSLCIATPEGFEIDALKEIGVASTIQLAEGFNQTFKNHTFDFIFSSGVGLDWISRQVQCAFEVSRILKPGGYFVVHTESASDAYGFNSLLQLVDTFTLINSHEIIDGLDSSLSWELVFKKDDKIFSHTEKGQTYNGMIDRECSVPRHKLELIENAEPLIEEEPLKPWIELKRNIKNVKYLSKMVDISFKNRYVYIDVGARSYGSSIGGWFKKQYPKQEKPFEIYAVEADSVFHKEYTLTKGVTLLPYAAWIRNETLFFEISREPRRKNKERRGRGMGRVRPVQPASNFISDSNKIKGFDFAKWLKSSVTNRDYVVVKMDIEGSEFHVIPRLIETRAACLIDEMFVECHYNRWERCCPGKRSPKHHKTYAQCLELFSSLRRVGVLVHQWW encoded by the coding sequence ATGCCGGCACCGCCTAAGTCCGCCGCCATCTCCAATATTCTGTTGCGTCTCTTCTCTTTCTGCGTTCTAGTGCTGCTCGCACGCTTTGCTTACGTTATCACCGTCAAAGGCCAATGTTGCGAATCCATCGACTTTTGTTTCTTCCCTCAAACCACCATCTCGGAGGCTGATGCGACCCATCTCCGCCGCTCCCACTACGCTTCTATTTTCCGAAACCTCATCACCGAAGGCTTCCTTTCCAAGAATTCTAATTCCCTCTGCATTGCAACTCCAGAGGGCTTCGAGATTGATGCGTTGAAAGAAATTGGAGTTGCTTCTACTATTCAACTCGCTGAGGGGTTCAACCAGACATTCAAGAATCACACCTTCGATTTCATTTTCTCGAGCGGTGTCGGTTTGGACTGGATATCGAGACAGGTCCAGTGTGCTTTCGAAGTTTCAAGAATCCTGAAACCAGGAGGGTATTTCGTGGTACACACTGAATCAGCCAGTGATGCATACGGCTTCAACTCTTTGCTTCAATTAGTCGACACTTTTACATTGATTAATTCCCATGAAATTATCGATGGGTTGGATTCTTCTTTGAGTTGGGAACTTGTGTTTAAAAAGGATGATAAAATTTTCTCTCACACAGAAAAAGGGCAAACTTATAATGGCATGATTGATCGAGAATGCTCGGTTCCTAGGCATAAGCTTGAATTGATTGAAAATGCAGAGCCTTTGATTGAAGAGGAGCCTTTGAAACCTTGGATAGAATTGAAAAGAAATATCAAGAATGTCAAATATCTATCTAAAATGGTTGATATAAGTTTTAAAAATAGGTACGTGTATATCGACGTTGGAGCGAGGAGCTATGGATCCAGCATCGGGGGATGGTTCAAGAAGCAGTATCCAAAGCAAGAGAAACCCTTTGAAATTTACGCGGTAGAGGCCGATAGTGTATTCCACAAAGAGTATACATTGACGAAAGGTGTGACACTGTTGCCTTATGCGGCTTGGATCAGGAACGAGACACTGTTTTTCGAGATTTCTCGCGAACCAAGGCGAAAGAACAAGGAACGTCGGGGTCGAGGGATGGGCAGGGTTCGACCCGTGCAACCTGCTAGTAATTTCATCAGTGATTCGAACAAGATAAAAGGCTTTGACTTCGCGAAGTGGCTGAAGAGCAGTGTGACGAATAGGGATTACGTGGTGGTGAAGATGGATATTGAAGGAAGTGAGTTTCATGTGATTCCTCGTCTGATCGAGACGAGAGCCGCCTGCTTGATCGACGAGATGTTTGTTGAATGCCATTACAACAGATGGGAGAGGTGCTGCCCAGGAAAGAGGAGTCCCAAGCATCACAAGACATATGCTCAGTGTTTGGAATTGTTCTCTTCTCTTCGGAGGGTTGGAGTTCTTGTGCACCAGTGGTGGTGA